The sequence GTAGTCGCGCGAGAACCGGTCGGGCAACCCCATCCGAACCAAGCGTGCACGAACGTCCGATTCCGCGAGCACCTCAGCGACGGCGCTTCCGAGTCCACCGATTATGGTGTGCTCTTCAACGCTCACGACGAGCCGCGCACCTCTCGCTGCGGCGATAATGCCGCTTTCATCGAGCGGCTTGAGCGTATGCAGATGCAGAACGCCCGCATCGATACCATCGCCGGCCAGCATCTCCGCCGCGCGCAATGCATGCGCGGCCATGACGCCGGTGCATGCAAACAGTACGTCGCGTCCCTTGCGCAGCATCGCCGACTTTCCCATTTCAAAGCCTTCTGCGAGCGACACGACCGGCTCGCCGCCTTTGGCGACGCGTATGTACATCGGACCTGCGACGTCGAGCGATGCATCGAGGACGCGCTCCATCTCCGGCGCATCAGCGGGCGCGACGACCGTCATGTTCGGCAGCGAACGCATGATGCCGAGATCCTCGACGGCCATGTGCGTCGGTCCGAGCGGTGCGTAGACGCCGCCGCCGCCGGTTGCGATCAAGCGAACCGGGAGCTTGTGCAAAGCCAGGTCAATTGCAATCTGTTCGTAACAGCGACGCGTCAGGAACGTCGCGATCGTGTTGACGTACGGAAGATATCCTTCCATCGCAAGACCGGCCGCCATTCCGATGATGCTCTGCTCGCTGACGCCTTCCATGAACCAGCGCTCCGGCATTTCGCGGCGCATATCTTCGAGCGTCCCGGCTCCAAGATCCGAGCCGATGAAAACAACGCGCGCATCGCGCTTCGCAATGCGAAAGATCGACGACATCGCCGCCTTACGCATAGGCTTGCGCACTCGCGAGCGATGCGCGCAGCTCGGCGCCTGCAGCCGCGTCAAAGGTTGCTTTGTGATGCCAGATCGGATCGTGCTCGCACACGGGGATACCGGCGCCCTTGACGGTATGCGCGATCAGAACGCTGGGCTTGCTACGCTCGAACGGAACCGATGTCAACGCTTCACGTAGCGCGCGCATGTCGTGCCCATCGCACTGACGGACGGCGAAGCCAAATGCTTCCCATTTACGATCGAGCGGCTCGAGGCCTAACACTTCTTCCACCGGCCCGAACGACTGCAATTTGTTGTAGTCGACCACGACGGTCAAGTTGTCTAGTCCATGCTTGCTGGCTGCGAGTGCGGCCTCCCAGTTCGAGCCTTCATCCAACTCCCCGTCGCCGGTAACGACAAAGACGCGGTGCGTCGCCTTGCGCATACGTGCACCGATCGCGAGGCCGACACCGATCGGCAAACCGTGTCCGAGTGCACCAGTCGAAGCTTCAACTCCAGGAATGTGCACTTCCGGATGACCGCCGAGCATTGCGCCGGCGCGTGCTTGTCGCAGCAATTCCTCGCGCGGAAAGAATCCGCGATCCGCGAGGATCGCATAAAGCGCGAGACACCCATGTCCTTTACTGAGGATCGCGCGATCGCGATCGACCCACTTCGGCTCGCTCGGACGAACGTTCAGCACGTCGTCGTAGAGCACGCGGAGTATCTCAACTAGAGAAAGCGCTGAGCCAACGTGACCGCGGCCCCCCCCGATGAGCGCGTCGACAATCGATTCGCGAAGAGCTCGCGAACGCTCGTCGAGGTGCATCGTTGGATGAGTTGTTGTCGTCATGGTGCCGTACGGTCTGCCGTTTGAATCTCCAGGCGGTCAAGGATCGCGTTCGCTTTGGCGAGCTGGGCTCGCAGAGCGTTGCGCTCCAGGTCACCTCCGGCCGCGTACCTCCGGCGCTCCCGAACTTCCGGGAGAAACTCGCCCAAGACGATCGTGGCCCAGCGAAGAGCAATGAGTGGCTCGAACGCGTGAAGCCGCGAAAGCAGCGGGGTGCCCTCCTTAAAAACATCGGCGGCCCCGGCCAAAAACTGACCGCGCTCGTTCTCTGAGAGCCGCATCCCCGGGTGCCAGAGAAAGTCGCACACCAGCTTGGCGGGGTCGTCCCACCCGAAATACTCGAAGTCCAGGAACACCACCTCGCCGTTGCGGCGAAGCGCATTGTGGAAGCCGAAGTCGGATGGGGAGAGCGTCCGGTCGTCGCGACGGACGGGGACGACGCCGGCCAAGGCGGGCAAAAACCGCGCGTAGGTAGGGCGGAACCGCTCCGCGAGAAACGCGTGCAGGGCCGGTTCTCCGTCCACCGTGTCGAGCAGCGCCAATCGACGCTCGATCTGTTCCCGAATGTCGTCCGGATTCAACCCCGCCTCCGAAGCAGGGGGAAGCATCTGCGTCCCGGGTGCGGCGCGGCCTCCATGCAGGGCTTCTAGGAAGGCGAGGACCTGATCGATCTCCGCGGAGGCGTGTCTCTCGACCCGGTCGCCCACG comes from Candidatus Baltobacteraceae bacterium and encodes:
- a CDS encoding transketolase C-terminal domain-containing protein; the encoded protein is MRKPMRKAAMSSIFRIAKRDARVVFIGSDLGAGTLEDMRREMPERWFMEGVSEQSIIGMAAGLAMEGYLPYVNTIATFLTRRCYEQIAIDLALHKLPVRLIATGGGGVYAPLGPTHMAVEDLGIMRSLPNMTVVAPADAPEMERVLDASLDVAGPMYIRVAKGGEPVVSLAEGFEMGKSAMLRKGRDVLFACTGVMAAHALRAAEMLAGDGIDAGVLHLHTLKPLDESGIIAAARGARLVVSVEEHTIIGGLGSAVAEVLAESDVRARLVRMGLPDRFSRDYGNQENVLRVAGLLPDNLRDRVREQLRLPMAV
- a CDS encoding transketolase; this encodes MTTTTHPTMHLDERSRALRESIVDALIGGGRGHVGSALSLVEILRVLYDDVLNVRPSEPKWVDRDRAILSKGHGCLALYAILADRGFFPREELLRQARAGAMLGGHPEVHIPGVEASTGALGHGLPIGVGLAIGARMRKATHRVFVVTGDGELDEGSNWEAALAASKHGLDNLTVVVDYNKLQSFGPVEEVLGLEPLDRKWEAFGFAVRQCDGHDMRALREALTSVPFERSKPSVLIAHTVKGAGIPVCEHDPIWHHKATFDAAAGAELRASLASAQAYA
- a CDS encoding phosphotransferase; translated protein: MSSADPVLVALAERLAGARVLELTPCTGGGNNRVFRLVTDARTYALKVYRRSENDRRDRLGVEFSGLRYAWTVAPGRVPEPFAADAKAGIALYEFVVGDRVERHASAEIDQVLAFLEALHGGRAAPGTQMLPPASEAGLNPDDIREQIERRLALLDTVDGEPALHAFLAERFRPTYARFLPALAGVVPVRRDDRTLSPSDFGFHNALRRNGEVVFLDFEYFGWDDPAKLVCDFLWHPGMRLSENERGQFLAGAADVFKEGTPLLSRLHAFEPLIALRWATIVLGEFLPEVRERRRYAAGGDLERNALRAQLAKANAILDRLEIQTADRTAP